A portion of the Colias croceus chromosome 25, ilColCroc2.1 genome contains these proteins:
- the LOC123703183 gene encoding fez family zinc finger protein 2-like, translating into MESYEKLYNSICRLCLKYNKSDNLVPLFDKNSGNVNCYGKAVATFAAIVFKKEDSLPPSMCKKCLLLLKQCIYFKFTCEASDKKLRLLKSLVTENFMQTIVEYSLFKLNNLLNTSDVCNNIPKQTINAKKTKINHLAATVKRNNINNDNQNSLDSVFSLVQIEDLNATPKIEKKTEKPNEIIDSLDKIVLPNKKLCSDKMAVRPKRKLKRRLRNRFIKNTKNKSLDQETYNCNICNKILANQKTYENHMQRHNGCRFICEHCGKGFPVLAELQNHIVARHGTGPCLQCKLCPFKAYKKFDLMEHERIHTGERPFTCEKCGLTFRRRAIWKNHLIYHTEKQIQCTLCPKKFHRRSQMMVHYNSMHDRMYMYVCAKCDAMYAKPVTVRRHMMDKHGVPREMQGKILRVKKSGLQDIS; encoded by the exons ATGGAATCTTACGAAAAGCTCTACAATTCAATTTGTCGCTTatgcttaaaatataataaaagtgaTAACTTGGTGCccttatttgataaaaacagTGGAAATGTGAATTGTTATGGTAAGGCGGTAGCAACCTTTGCCgcaattgtatttaaaaaagaagatAGTTTGCCGCCTTCCATGTGCAAAAAGtgtctattattattaaaacagtGCATCTACTTTAAATTTACTTGTGAAGCCAGTGATAAGAAGTTgagattattaaaaagcttagTGACAGAGAATTTTATGCAAACTATTGtagaatattcattatttaaattaaacaatttattaaatacctcagacgtatgtaataatattcctAAACAGACAATAAATGCAAAGAAAACTAAGATAAATCATTTAGCAGCAACtgtaaaaagaaacaatataaataatgacaaTCAAAATTCTTTAGACTCAGTCTTTTCTTTAGTTCAGATTGAAGATTTGAATGCTACACCAAAAATCGAGAAAAAAACTGAGAAGCCAAATGAAATTATAGATAGTTTGGATAAAATAGTGTTGCCTAATAAAAAACTTTGTTCTGATAAAATGGCAGTGAGACCAAAAAGAAAACTCAAGAGGCGATTGAgaaatagatttattaaaaatacaaagaacAAGAGCTTAGATCAAGAGACTTATAActgtaatatttgtaataaaatactggCAAACCAAAAGACATATGAAAATCACATGCAAAGGCATAACGGATGCAG ATTCATTTGTGAGCACTGCGGCAAAGGCTTCCCAGTGCTGGCCGAGCTTCAAAACCACATCGTAGCCCGTCACGGCACTGGACCATGCCTCCAGTGCAAGCTTTGTCCTTTCAAAGCATACAAAAAGTTCGACCTCATGGAACACGAGAGAATACACACCGGCGAACGACCATTTACGTGCGAGAAATGCGGCTTGACATTCAGAAGACGAGCAATTTGGAAAAATCACTTAATCTATCATACTGAGAAGCAAATTCAGTGTACTTTGTGTCCTAAGAAGTTTCATCGACGGAGTCAAATGATGGTGCATTATAATAGCATGCACGATAgaatgtatatgtatgtatgtgcaAAGTGTGATGCTATGTACGCTAAGCCGGTTACGGTGAGACGGCATATGATGGATAAGCATGGCGTTCCACGGGAAATGCAGGGGAAGATATTGAGGGTTAAAAAGAGTGGTTTGCAAGATATTTCATAG